Proteins co-encoded in one Methylobacterium sp. WL1 genomic window:
- a CDS encoding cation diffusion facilitator family transporter: protein MAHESTGAIYAAAGANLAIAAAKFVGGALTGSTAMLAEGVHSVVDTANQVLLLVGMKRAKRPADARHPFGYGREIYFYAFVVALMIFLGGGVFAVYEGVERIRHPSPDADAHLFGYTLPGIWVNVAILGFAIVAEGISWFVAMRQFWAEKGKHSAMRAIRRSKDPTLFTILAEDTAALIGLLIALAGVVLAHWLDRPSLDGWASVGIGLVLVGMAVFLMIETHGLLIGEAADPAVVAAISDLVRAEPGVLHLNEVLTQHLGPTDILVNVSIDMADDLSAGEVEGLVTRLDKALKQRNPQVTRVFIEIQPQADHAVRAAA from the coding sequence ATGGCGCACGAGAGCACGGGAGCGATCTACGCGGCGGCGGGGGCGAACCTCGCCATCGCGGCGGCGAAGTTCGTCGGCGGCGCGCTCACCGGCTCGACCGCGATGCTCGCCGAGGGCGTGCACTCGGTGGTCGACACGGCCAACCAGGTGCTGCTGCTCGTCGGGATGAAGCGGGCCAAGCGGCCGGCCGATGCCCGGCACCCGTTCGGCTACGGGCGCGAGATCTATTTCTACGCCTTCGTGGTCGCGCTGATGATCTTTCTCGGTGGCGGCGTCTTCGCGGTCTACGAGGGCGTCGAGCGGATCCGCCACCCCTCGCCGGACGCGGACGCGCACCTGTTCGGCTACACCCTGCCGGGGATCTGGGTGAACGTCGCGATCCTCGGCTTCGCCATCGTGGCCGAGGGGATCTCGTGGTTCGTGGCGATGCGCCAGTTCTGGGCCGAGAAGGGCAAGCACTCGGCGATGCGGGCGATCCGGCGCAGCAAGGATCCGACCCTGTTCACGATCCTGGCCGAGGACACCGCGGCGCTGATCGGCCTGCTGATCGCCCTGGCGGGCGTCGTCCTGGCCCATTGGCTCGACAGGCCGAGCCTCGACGGCTGGGCCTCGGTGGGGATCGGCCTGGTGCTGGTCGGGATGGCGGTGTTCCTGATGATCGAGACCCACGGCCTGCTGATCGGCGAGGCCGCCGACCCCGCCGTGGTGGCGGCGATCTCGGACCTCGTGCGCGCCGAGCCCGGCGTGCTCCACCTCAACGAGGTGCTGACCCAGCATCTCGGGCCGACCGACATCCTGGTGAATGTCAGCATCGACATGGCCGACGACCTCAGCGCCGGGGAGGTCGAGGGCCTCGTCACCCGCCTCGACAAAGCTCTGAAGCAGCGCAACCCGCAGGTCACGCGGGTGTTCATCGAGATCCAGCCCCAGGCCGACCACGCGGTGCGGGCGGCGGCGTGA
- a CDS encoding PilZ domain-containing protein: MTDHRKETRQRVFLKGRIVFNNGSSSFDCLVRDLSASGARLVLSDATTLPQVFDLYIPQRDRTYRASLCWRREDGIGVVFEEPARAAPSALDTEAALRQRISELEAENAALRRLIASAA, encoded by the coding sequence ATGACGGATCATCGCAAAGAGACGCGCCAGCGGGTCTTCCTCAAGGGGCGCATCGTCTTCAACAACGGCTCGTCGAGCTTCGACTGCCTGGTGCGCGACCTCTCGGCCTCGGGCGCCCGGCTGGTCCTGAGCGACGCCACGACCCTGCCGCAGGTGTTCGACCTCTACATCCCGCAGCGGGACCGGACCTACCGGGCCAGCCTGTGCTGGCGCCGGGAGGACGGAATCGGCGTCGTGTTCGAGGAGCCAGCCCGGGCGGCCCCGTCCGCCCTCGATACCGAGGCCGCCCTACGGCAGCGGATCAGCGAACTCGAGGCCGAGAACGCCGCCCTGCGCCGGCTCATCGCCAGCGCGGCCTGA
- a CDS encoding NAD(+) synthase: MTQPTSASPTDPTARFRSLYRHGFARVAACTGRSHPGDPPRNADTVLDLARTCHEAGAALAVFTELGLSAYAIEDLLLQQTLLDAVEAAAARVVAGSAALRPLLLVGAPLRWRHRIYNCALAIQGGRLLGVIPKTFLPNYREFYEKRHFASGAGIVGETIRVAGHDAPFGTDLLFPAEDLPGLVVGVEICEDLWVPESPGMRAALAGATVLANLSGSPITVGRAESRALLSRAASMRGACAYVYAAAGQGESTTDLSWDGQTSVDELGVRLAEGQRFPTGPVATLADIDLDLIAQDRLQAGSFDDNVSGSPLPYRRVAFRLDPPGHDLGLIRRIERFPFVPTDPSRLAQDCYEAYNIQVAGLAQRLEATGTRKAVIGVSGGLDSTHALIVIAKAFDRLGYPRSDILAYTLPGFATSNATKTNAHALMKALGCTAAEIDIRPAAKQMLADMGHPFARGEAVYDVTFENVQAGLRTDYLFRLANQAGGLVIGTGDLSELALGWCTYGVGDQMSHYAVNTGVPKTLIQHLIRWVIGNGEVDPGASHTLQAILDTEISPELVPVDQDDSPQSTEATIGPYALQDFNLFYTLRYGFRPSKIAFLALHAWGDKARGHWAPDFPETKRVAYDLPEIRRWLGVFLKRFFGFSQFKRSALPNGPKVSAGGSLSPRGDWRAPSDGSARIWIAELERNVPET; the protein is encoded by the coding sequence GTGACCCAGCCGACTTCCGCCTCCCCCACCGATCCGACGGCGCGCTTCCGGTCCCTGTACCGCCACGGCTTCGCCCGGGTGGCGGCCTGCACCGGGCGCAGCCATCCCGGCGATCCCCCCCGCAACGCCGACACGGTGCTCGACCTCGCCCGGACCTGCCACGAGGCCGGGGCGGCGCTCGCGGTCTTCACCGAGCTCGGGCTTTCGGCCTACGCGATCGAGGACCTGCTGCTGCAGCAGACCCTGCTCGACGCGGTCGAGGCCGCCGCCGCCCGGGTGGTCGCCGGATCGGCCGCCTTACGCCCGCTGCTGCTGGTCGGCGCGCCCCTGCGCTGGCGCCACCGGATCTACAATTGCGCGCTGGCGATCCAGGGCGGCCGGCTGCTCGGCGTGATCCCGAAGACGTTCCTGCCGAACTACCGGGAGTTCTACGAGAAGCGCCACTTCGCCTCCGGCGCCGGGATCGTAGGGGAGACCATCCGGGTCGCGGGCCACGACGCGCCGTTCGGCACCGACCTGCTGTTCCCGGCCGAGGACCTGCCCGGCCTCGTGGTCGGGGTCGAGATCTGCGAGGACCTGTGGGTGCCGGAATCCCCCGGCATGCGGGCCGCGCTCGCGGGCGCCACGGTGCTCGCCAACCTCTCGGGCAGCCCGATCACCGTGGGCCGGGCCGAGTCGCGGGCGCTGCTGTCCCGCGCGGCCTCGATGCGGGGCGCCTGCGCCTACGTGTACGCCGCCGCCGGCCAGGGGGAATCCACCACCGACCTGTCCTGGGACGGCCAGACCAGCGTGGACGAGCTGGGGGTGCGGCTGGCCGAGGGCCAGCGCTTCCCCACCGGCCCGGTGGCGACGCTCGCCGACATCGACCTCGACCTGATCGCGCAGGACCGTCTCCAGGCCGGCAGCTTCGACGACAACGTGTCGGGCAGCCCCCTCCCCTATCGCCGCGTCGCGTTCCGGCTCGACCCGCCCGGACACGACCTCGGCCTGATCCGGCGGATCGAGCGCTTCCCGTTCGTGCCCACCGACCCGTCCCGGCTCGCCCAGGATTGCTACGAGGCCTACAATATCCAGGTCGCCGGGCTCGCCCAGCGGCTGGAGGCCACCGGCACCCGCAAGGCGGTGATCGGCGTCTCCGGCGGCCTCGATTCGACCCACGCGCTGATCGTGATCGCCAAGGCGTTCGACCGCTTGGGCTATCCCCGCTCGGACATCCTAGCCTACACGCTGCCGGGCTTCGCCACCTCGAACGCCACCAAGACCAACGCCCACGCGCTGATGAAGGCGCTCGGCTGCACCGCGGCCGAGATCGACATCCGGCCGGCGGCCAAGCAGATGCTCGCCGACATGGGCCACCCGTTCGCCCGGGGCGAGGCGGTCTACGACGTGACCTTCGAGAACGTGCAGGCGGGCTTGCGCACCGATTACCTGTTCCGTCTCGCCAACCAGGCGGGCGGGCTGGTGATCGGCACCGGCGACCTCTCGGAGCTGGCGCTCGGCTGGTGCACCTACGGCGTCGGCGACCAGATGAGCCACTACGCGGTCAACACCGGCGTGCCCAAGACCCTGATCCAGCACCTGATCCGCTGGGTGATCGGCAACGGCGAGGTCGATCCCGGGGCGAGCCACACCCTCCAGGCGATCCTCGACACCGAGATCTCCCCCGAGCTGGTGCCGGTGGACCAGGACGACAGCCCGCAGAGCACCGAGGCCACGATCGGCCCCTACGCGCTCCAGGACTTCAACCTGTTCTACACGCTGCGCTACGGGTTCCGGCCGTCGAAGATCGCCTTCCTGGCGCTGCACGCCTGGGGCGACAAGGCGCGCGGCCACTGGGCGCCGGACTTCCCCGAGACCAAGCGGGTCGCCTACGACCTGCCCGAGATCCGGCGCTGGCTCGGGGTGTTCCTGAAGCGGTTCTTCGGCTTCAGCCAGTTCAAGCGCTCGGCCCTGCCCAACGGCCCGAAGGTGTCGGCGGGGGGCTCGCTGTCGCCCCGGGGCGACTGGCGTGCGCCGTCCGACGGCTCGGCGCGGATCTGGATCGCGGAGCTGGAGCGAAACGTCCCTGAAACTTGA
- a CDS encoding chloride channel protein has translation MRDAPTTREPAASGPKRSRYRRSITRLRSASREAYPLWRGRLLFLAGGICVGLAAVLMAKGADLAQDGFRRLTAPSPLIALVLTPAGFALAALLARTVFPNSQGSGIPQVIAARHARDARFRFSLISPRVACGKVLVLFLGLLCGASAGREGPTVQVGAAIMAAFGRLTPDRLPGLLLAGGAAGVAAAFNTPLAGIVFGIEELGRAYEARSSGLIVAGIVAAGLTSLWLLGNYTYFGTSQADLPLAASWIVPLLAALGGFAGGVFSRLIILFARGLPGAAGRLIKARPVVFAALCGLCVALCGLASNGTAYGTGYEEARAFLHGDAATSWTYAPLKFAATVLSSISGIPGGLFAPSLAVGAGIGGTVHGLLPDMPVGALVLIGMVAYLTGVLQAPITSFVIVTEMTQNHTMMIPLMIAAVIADAASKAICRGGLYHTLAEMMLERADVPAQPVAKTA, from the coding sequence ATGCGGGACGCACCGACGACCAGGGAGCCGGCCGCGTCGGGCCCGAAACGCTCCCGGTATCGCCGCTCGATCACGCGCCTGCGCTCGGCGTCGCGGGAGGCTTATCCGCTCTGGCGGGGGCGGCTGCTGTTCCTCGCGGGCGGCATCTGCGTCGGCCTGGCCGCGGTGCTGATGGCCAAGGGCGCCGACCTCGCGCAGGATGGGTTCCGGCGGCTCACCGCGCCCTCGCCGCTGATCGCGCTGGTGCTCACGCCGGCGGGCTTCGCGCTCGCGGCCCTGCTCGCCCGGACGGTGTTCCCGAACTCCCAAGGCTCGGGCATCCCGCAGGTGATCGCGGCCCGGCACGCCCGGGACGCGCGCTTCCGGTTCTCGCTGATCTCCCCCCGGGTCGCGTGCGGAAAGGTGCTGGTGCTGTTCCTGGGCCTCCTCTGCGGCGCCTCCGCGGGCCGCGAGGGGCCGACCGTGCAGGTCGGCGCCGCGATCATGGCCGCCTTCGGCCGCCTGACGCCGGACCGCCTGCCGGGGCTGTTACTCGCGGGCGGCGCGGCCGGGGTCGCGGCGGCGTTCAACACGCCGCTCGCCGGCATCGTGTTCGGCATCGAGGAGCTGGGCCGGGCCTACGAGGCCCGCTCGTCCGGCCTGATCGTCGCCGGGATCGTGGCCGCGGGCCTCACCTCCCTCTGGCTGCTCGGCAACTACACGTATTTCGGGACCAGCCAGGCGGATCTGCCCCTGGCGGCCAGCTGGATCGTGCCGCTGCTGGCCGCGTTGGGCGGCTTCGCGGGTGGGGTGTTCAGCCGGCTGATCATCCTGTTCGCCCGCGGCCTGCCGGGGGCGGCCGGGCGCCTGATCAAGGCGCGGCCGGTGGTCTTCGCGGCGCTCTGCGGCCTGTGCGTCGCCCTATGCGGGCTGGCCTCGAACGGCACCGCGTACGGCACCGGCTACGAGGAGGCCCGGGCGTTCCTGCACGGCGATGCGGCCACGTCCTGGACCTACGCGCCGCTGAAATTCGCCGCCACGGTGCTCAGCTCGATCAGCGGCATCCCGGGCGGCCTGTTCGCGCCCTCGCTTGCGGTCGGGGCCGGGATCGGCGGCACGGTGCACGGCCTTCTGCCGGACATGCCGGTGGGCGCCCTCGTGCTGATCGGGATGGTCGCCTACCTGACCGGCGTGCTGCAGGCGCCGATCACCAGCTTCGTCATCGTCACCGAGATGACCCAGAACCACACGATGATGATCCCGCTGATGATCGCGGCCGTCATCGCCGACGCCGCCTCGAAGGCGATCTGCCGGGGCGGGCTCTATCACACGCTGGCCGAGATGATGCTGGAGCGTGCCGACGTACCGGCCCAGCCGGTGGCCAAGACTGCGTGA
- a CDS encoding Crp/Fnr family transcriptional regulator has product MQLTTTHPLATLVARLSRDMPISDEAQRAIMALPVSVQALEPNTDLIHPGDRSASCCFVLSGWMGRFKLLQKGERQFLAFHIAGDIPDLQSLHLPTADLGIGAFTQVTVALIPHGALHDLIVHYPDVTAALWREVLVTASITNEWMIGLGRRSGPRRLAHLFCELYVRQKAAGLVKEEGRCPLPITQTVMADALGLTPVHVNRILRDLRAEKMIQHRQRTLTILDWGRLKVFAEFDAHYLHVEPQLM; this is encoded by the coding sequence ATGCAGCTCACGACGACCCATCCGCTTGCGACGCTCGTGGCGCGGCTGTCCCGGGACATGCCGATCTCCGATGAGGCGCAGCGCGCCATCATGGCGCTGCCGGTCTCCGTGCAGGCGCTGGAGCCGAACACCGACCTTATCCATCCCGGCGATCGCTCGGCGAGCTGCTGCTTCGTCCTGAGCGGCTGGATGGGGCGCTTCAAGCTGCTGCAGAAAGGGGAGCGTCAGTTCCTGGCGTTCCACATCGCGGGCGACATCCCCGACCTGCAGAGCCTGCATCTGCCCACCGCCGACCTGGGCATCGGCGCCTTCACACAGGTGACCGTCGCCCTGATCCCGCACGGCGCCCTCCACGACCTGATAGTGCACTACCCCGATGTCACGGCGGCGCTCTGGCGCGAGGTGCTGGTGACCGCCTCGATCACCAACGAGTGGATGATCGGGCTCGGCCGCCGGTCCGGTCCCAGGCGCTTGGCGCACCTGTTCTGCGAACTGTACGTCCGGCAGAAGGCGGCTGGCCTGGTCAAGGAGGAAGGACGCTGCCCCCTCCCGATCACCCAGACGGTCATGGCCGACGCGCTGGGCCTCACCCCCGTGCACGTCAACCGAATCCTGAGGGACCTGCGTGCCGAGAAGATGATCCAGCATCGACAGCGCACGCTGACGATCCTGGACTGGGGGCGCTTGAAGGTCTTCGCGGAGTTCGATGCGCACTACCTGCACGTTGAGCCGCAGCTGATGTGA
- a CDS encoding HIT family protein, translating into MADAQYDPDNIFAKILRGEIPCHRVHEDADTLAFMDVMPQGEGHTLVIPKAPSRGLLDADPAALATLMASVQTVARAVKAAFEADGLTVFQFNEPAGGQTVFHLHVHVIPRFEGVPLKRHEGGMADNAVLAEYAARIRTALQAGR; encoded by the coding sequence ATGGCCGACGCGCAGTACGATCCCGACAACATCTTCGCCAAGATCCTGCGGGGCGAGATCCCGTGCCACCGCGTCCACGAGGATGCGGACACGCTGGCCTTCATGGACGTGATGCCCCAGGGCGAGGGGCACACCCTGGTGATCCCCAAGGCGCCGTCCCGCGGGTTGCTCGATGCCGACCCGGCCGCCCTGGCGACCCTGATGGCGAGCGTCCAGACGGTGGCCCGGGCCGTGAAGGCGGCGTTCGAGGCGGACGGCCTGACGGTGTTCCAGTTCAACGAGCCGGCGGGCGGGCAGACCGTGTTCCACCTGCACGTCCACGTCATCCCCCGGTTCGAGGGCGTTCCGCTGAAGCGCCACGAGGGCGGGATGGCCGACAACGCGGTGCTGGCCGAGTACGCCGCGCGCATCCGGACGGCGTTGCAGGCCGGTCGCTGA
- a CDS encoding SDR family oxidoreductase, which yields MRDRVCLVTGATNGIGYETALGLARDGARVAIVGRDADKTRACAERIRSAVPGAVVDPHVADLSSQGEIRRLAGSLRATYPRLDVLVNNAGAIFDRRVLTVDGIERTWALDHLGYVLLTVELLDTLKASASAGAGPRIVNVASAAHERGHVDFADIEGARRYGAMRAYSQAKLGNVLFTYALARRVRADGITVNALHPGVIDTGFAKNTGGLFGTAWSLMRPFLARPEKGAETSLHVATAPELDGVTGRYFSRSRPKASSAESRDEAVQERVWALSLAQVGRGG from the coding sequence ATGCGGGACAGGGTCTGCCTCGTCACCGGGGCGACCAACGGCATCGGCTACGAGACGGCCCTGGGGCTCGCGCGCGATGGCGCCCGGGTCGCCATCGTCGGCCGCGATGCCGACAAGACGCGGGCCTGCGCGGAGCGGATCCGTTCGGCGGTCCCGGGCGCCGTCGTGGACCCGCACGTCGCGGACCTGTCCAGCCAGGGGGAGATCCGGCGGCTCGCCGGGTCCCTTCGCGCGACGTATCCCCGCCTCGACGTGCTGGTGAACAATGCCGGTGCGATCTTCGACCGGCGCGTCCTCACGGTCGACGGCATCGAGCGCACCTGGGCGCTCGACCATCTCGGCTACGTGCTGCTGACGGTGGAACTCCTCGACACCCTGAAGGCCTCGGCGTCCGCCGGGGCTGGCCCGCGCATCGTCAACGTCGCCTCGGCGGCCCATGAACGCGGGCATGTCGACTTCGCCGACATCGAGGGCGCCCGGCGCTACGGCGCGATGCGGGCCTATTCCCAGGCCAAGCTTGGCAACGTGCTGTTCACCTACGCGCTGGCCCGGCGGGTGCGGGCCGACGGCATCACGGTCAACGCCCTGCATCCCGGGGTGATCGACACCGGCTTCGCCAAGAACACCGGCGGCCTGTTCGGCACCGCGTGGTCGCTGATGCGCCCGTTCCTAGCCAGGCCCGAAAAGGGCGCCGAGACCTCGCTCCACGTGGCGACCGCCCCCGAACTCGACGGCGTCACCGGCCGCTACTTTTCACGGTCCCGGCCAAAGGCGTCGTCGGCCGAGAGCCGCGACGAAGCCGTTCAGGAGCGCGTCTGGGCGCTGAGCCTCGCGCAGGTCGGGCGGGGCGGCTGA
- a CDS encoding DUF1328 domain-containing protein, whose translation MTLLKWALICFVISLIAGGLGFTGIASGAGSLARILFGLFLLVAIVIVVIAFAVGQAVF comes from the coding sequence ATGACCTTGCTGAAATGGGCCCTCATCTGCTTCGTGATCTCGCTGATCGCGGGCGGCCTCGGCTTTACCGGCATCGCCTCGGGCGCCGGCTCGCTGGCGCGCATCCTGTTCGGCCTGTTCCTGCTGGTCGCCATCGTGATCGTGGTCATCGCCTTCGCGGTCGGCCAAGCGGTGTTCTAA